A single genomic interval of Amblyomma americanum isolate KBUSLIRL-KWMA chromosome 11, ASM5285725v1, whole genome shotgun sequence harbors:
- the LOC144109613 gene encoding uncharacterized protein LOC144109613 has product MNVCDSQAERKRQAAQEARGQQHSGSQSYYEHPYDTPLSVHTRDLESETLVQEDGGSDVEEAEGWWWWCTCSNVWLGGIVFSIVVVLPLVFILMGYKGRIYPHAGPDNNASEESNPGDAIVFAANQLHK; this is encoded by the exons ATGAAT GTCTGCGACTCGCAGGCAGAGAGAAAGCGGCAGGCGGCTCAAGAGGCGCGTGGCCAGCAGCACAGCGGCTCCCAGTCCTACTACGAGCATCCCTACGACACACCGCTCAGCGTGCATACGAGGGACCTGGAGAGCGAGACG CTTGTGCAGGAAGACGGCGGCTCTGACGTGGAAGAGGCCgagggctggtggtggtggtgcaccTGCTCCAACGTGTGGCTGGGCGGCATCGTGTTCTCCATCGTGGTGGTGCTGCCCCTCGTCTTCATTCTGATGGGCTACAAGGGACGCATCTACCCACACGCGGGGCCCGACAACAACGCGTCGGAGGAGAGTAACCCGGGGGACGCT ATAGTTTTTGCAGCCAATCAGCTACACAAGTGA